In Ktedonobacterales bacterium, a single window of DNA contains:
- the rbsK gene encoding ribokinase — MPNISSGRVTVIGSFMTDLVVRAPRRPLAGESLVGTDFGIFVGGKGNNQAIAAARCGAEVAIIGRVGDDLFAQPVIDTLAANGIANAYVTRDSEAGTGTAMIVVDPSGQNSIIVTPRANLRLTPWDLEAASESFQGAAIVLAQLEVPIPTVLAGARLAHDAGARFLFNPAPAPTEPLPEELLRLTSIIAPNEVEAEQLTGIPTGDQEGALRAAQALLERGPQDVILTLGERGALWVNHSHTELIPAIPVQQVDATAAGDAFCGALAAALALSQPMYIAVRWASAAGALAVTKMGASPSLPTRAEVEGLLAGEGGE, encoded by the coding sequence ATGCCTAATATTTCCTCCGGGCGCGTCACCGTCATTGGCAGCTTCATGACCGATCTCGTTGTGCGCGCGCCCCGACGCCCCCTGGCGGGGGAATCGCTGGTGGGGACCGATTTTGGCATCTTTGTGGGCGGCAAAGGCAACAACCAGGCGATTGCCGCTGCCCGCTGCGGCGCAGAAGTCGCCATTATTGGCCGCGTGGGCGACGACCTTTTTGCCCAGCCGGTGATTGACACGCTGGCGGCGAATGGCATCGCCAACGCCTACGTCACCCGCGACTCCGAAGCAGGCACCGGCACAGCCATGATCGTCGTGGACCCCAGCGGCCAGAACAGCATCATCGTCACGCCGCGCGCCAACCTGCGCCTGACGCCCTGGGATCTCGAAGCCGCCAGCGAGTCGTTTCAGGGCGCGGCTATTGTGCTGGCCCAGCTTGAAGTACCGATCCCAACGGTCCTGGCGGGCGCGCGGCTGGCCCACGACGCGGGGGCGCGCTTCCTCTTCAATCCCGCGCCCGCGCCAACCGAGCCGCTGCCAGAAGAACTGCTGCGGCTGACCAGCATCATCGCGCCAAACGAAGTGGAGGCCGAGCAGTTGACCGGCATCCCTACCGGCGACCAGGAGGGCGCGCTGCGGGCAGCCCAGGCGCTGCTGGAACGCGGCCCCCAGGATGTCATCCTCACACTGGGCGAGCGCGGCGCGCTGTGGGTGAATCACAGCCACACTGAACTGATCCCCGCCATCCCTGTGCAGCAGGTGGACGCCACCGCCGCAGGCGACGCCTTTTGTGGCGCGCTCGCGGCGGCGCTGGCGCTGAGCCAGCCGATGTATATCGCGGTACGCTGGGCCAGCGCGGCAGGGGCACTGGCCGTCACCAAAATGGGCGCGTCCCCGTCGCTGCCGACCCGCGCGGAGGTGGAGGGGCTGCTGGCCGGAGAGGGTGGGGAATGA
- a CDS encoding ABC transporter ATP-binding protein — protein MMNPRGAAGRMGGRWSAALDEDDLKNRKTDMRTVRRVAAAFTPYKWRVAVVLCAILLTGTLGLVNPYLLKLIIDDAFAHRDFGRLTFYVLLMIATPLVSGLIGVGQTYLNNSIGQRVMRDFRNQLYTHLQHMALRFFTDTRTGEIQSRLSNDVGGVQNVVTSTASSIVSNVTTVLSTIVAMAIISWPLTLLSLGLTPLFLWLTYRVGNVRRGLSKETQRSLADLTAMMEETLSVSGVLLTKTFGRQRHESERFARENQRLTDLVVRQQMVGRWFMMFIGTFFSISPALVYWLAGYITFGGAGSNSILHTITIGDIVAFTTLQSRLFFPIGQLLSMQVDIQGALALFDRIFEYLDLPLEITDKPGALALKPEAVQGRLAFRSVTFQYRKQTEDEQANNAANDQQNGQNPANKQRARAKDRLMDAAPPAELDQEREPGRPTLEEVNFEIQPGQLAALVGPSGAGKTTITYLVPRLYDVDMGAVQIDGHDVRDVTLASLGETIGVVTQETYLFHSTIRENLSYGKPDATDAEMIAAAQAAAIHERIMELPEGYDTVVGERGYKLSGGEKQRLALARVILKNPRILILDEATSALDTHSERLIQAALEPLMQGRTTLAIAHRLSTILAADIILVVDRGRIVERGTHAELLAQNGLYARLYREQFSTAVDGLEPILLDTTPADLLGA, from the coding sequence ATGATGAATCCGCGTGGCGCGGCTGGCCGCATGGGCGGGCGCTGGTCGGCGGCGCTTGATGAGGACGATCTCAAGAATCGCAAAACCGATATGCGCACCGTGCGGCGCGTGGCGGCGGCGTTTACGCCGTATAAATGGCGGGTAGCGGTGGTGCTGTGCGCCATTTTGCTGACGGGCACCCTGGGGCTGGTCAACCCCTATCTGCTCAAGCTGATTATTGATGATGCCTTTGCCCACCGCGACTTTGGACGCCTGACCTTTTATGTGCTGCTGATGATTGCCACGCCGCTGGTGAGCGGGCTGATCGGCGTGGGGCAAACCTATCTCAACAATAGTATCGGCCAGCGGGTGATGCGCGATTTTCGCAACCAGCTCTATACCCACCTGCAACATATGGCGCTGCGCTTCTTCACCGATACGCGCACCGGCGAGATTCAATCGCGGCTCTCTAACGATGTCGGCGGCGTCCAGAACGTCGTCACCAGCACCGCGAGTTCGATTGTCTCGAACGTCACGACCGTGCTGTCCACCATTGTCGCTATGGCAATTATCTCCTGGCCGCTGACGCTGCTCTCGCTGGGGCTGACGCCGCTGTTCCTGTGGCTGACCTATCGCGTGGGCAACGTGCGCCGAGGGCTGTCGAAAGAGACGCAGCGCAGCCTGGCCGATCTGACGGCCATGATGGAGGAGACGCTTTCTGTCAGCGGGGTGCTGCTGACCAAGACCTTTGGACGGCAGCGGCACGAATCCGAGCGTTTTGCCAGAGAGAACCAGCGGCTGACCGATCTGGTGGTGCGCCAGCAGATGGTCGGGCGCTGGTTCATGATGTTTATCGGCACGTTCTTCTCGATCAGCCCGGCGCTGGTCTACTGGCTGGCGGGCTATATCACCTTTGGCGGCGCGGGCAGCAACAGTATCCTGCATACCATCACGATAGGCGATATTGTCGCGTTTACCACGCTGCAAAGCCGTCTCTTCTTCCCCATTGGACAGCTTTTGAGTATGCAGGTAGATATTCAGGGCGCGCTGGCGCTGTTTGATCGCATCTTTGAGTACCTCGATTTGCCGCTGGAGATTACCGACAAACCGGGCGCGCTGGCCCTCAAGCCGGAGGCGGTGCAGGGACGCCTGGCCTTCCGCAGCGTGACCTTTCAGTATCGCAAGCAGACCGAGGACGAGCAGGCCAACAACGCCGCCAACGACCAGCAGAATGGGCAGAATCCAGCGAACAAGCAGCGGGCGAGGGCGAAGGATCGTCTGATGGATGCCGCGCCGCCAGCGGAGCTTGACCAGGAGCGCGAGCCAGGACGGCCCACGCTGGAAGAGGTGAACTTCGAGATTCAGCCGGGGCAGTTGGCGGCGCTGGTTGGCCCCAGCGGCGCGGGCAAGACGACGATTACCTATCTCGTGCCGCGCCTCTACGATGTGGATATGGGCGCGGTGCAGATTGACGGGCATGACGTGCGCGATGTGACGCTGGCCTCGCTGGGGGAAACGATTGGCGTCGTGACCCAGGAAACCTATCTCTTCCACTCCACCATCCGCGAGAACCTGAGCTATGGCAAACCGGACGCCACGGACGCAGAGATGATCGCTGCCGCGCAGGCGGCGGCCATTCACGAGCGCATCATGGAACTGCCGGAGGGCTATGATACCGTGGTGGGCGAGCGCGGCTATAAGCTCTCTGGCGGCGAGAAGCAGCGGCTGGCGCTGGCGCGCGTCATCTTAAAGAATCCGCGCATCCTCATTCTGGATGAGGCCACCAGCGCGCTGGATACGCATTCGGAGCGGCTGATTCAGGCGGCGCTGGAGCCGTTGATGCAGGGGCGCACGACGTTGGCGATTGCGCACCGGCTCTCGACTATTCTGGCGGCAGACATCATTCTGGTGGTGGATCGCGGGCGTATTGTGGAGCGCGGTACGCACGCCGAACTGTTGGCGCAAAACGGCCTCTACGCCCGCCTCTATCGTGAGCAGTTCAGCACAGCAGTGGATGGCCTGGAGCCTATCCTCCTCGATACAACCCCGGCGGACCTGCTCGGCGCTTAG
- a CDS encoding transglycosylase domain-containing protein — MGDDWQDRRPRDRRLSSDARQPQNPQSSQQWDNPPRQDWRSQAAGGAPSRGPENRRPSGPRQTGNLAPHNGSGMLSRARNGGASGPLGPQPGRASDSLRPPSRGFTPPGQSAAPRRSGTLSDYDAPEAGAPQRPSGRPSSGRWGDPLNEPTTPGAGGRRRPSGPTERGRNGGGLLSFARAASSTMRAIITGKHRASQSMRSAQPVMDGAPPFSPETDEEHPKPRPYRRSRTRLVIHKRWERRTQHSQRMLIASIASGFMVAIMVGVGIFGTTSVSAFYQDTKSNLDKLANPNGFPQTTRFYDRNGVLLWEMLGANDNNAAYSTYVPYALFPDYLINATVDTEDKTFWTNSGIDVTSIIRAGIANVTNQEITQGGSTITQQLMKQAFFVDQRTGVAAENLQRKAQEALMSYAVTQQYSKQKILEFYLNLIPYGYLSRGIEAAAENYFGLLPKQDPQTHQLVMGVQQLTLPQAALLAGLPQGPSLYSPCGSDDGVNDRRAAALQRMHDVVLTSMLAIGDITQQQFDDADAAAHKPDFFVCRDEGTKLAPHFVDYVRDEIAMMLTTDGTLATGINLLAHAGWNIYTTIDVKLENQVESIVKKYLFQPHLNHYTFEQPPAGQTAPPLSYPQSKGGHNINDSAVVVMDPNTGDILAMDGSGDYHKASNIRQGGQYNAATSRIQSGSSFKPIVFAAAFEEGWFPSLVIQDQFTCFPVPVDPNKQDPKARAACGKWYAPVNYGGGFATGASIGEKNAPPKPGIRVREALGNSLNITAVQALYFAGLPNVINLAERMGITSQTFSPEQQGPSIALGSAAVRLLDMTDAYSVFANGGFHVAPRSVLLITDSQGNVIPNGDFHTVTRTQVLSPQTAFLITSILADNNSRIFEFGNNNALTFHNAPYVAAKTGTTENFKDNLTMGYSPYLTVGVWSGNANGNPMSPNTIGITGAAPIWHDVMTAANKLFKYPNSYWHKPAGVGLFYVNADTGLAPYQGTQGNYLDWFNDAALPDLS, encoded by the coding sequence ATGGGCGACGATTGGCAGGACCGCAGACCAAGGGACAGGCGCCTGTCCAGCGATGCCCGTCAACCGCAGAACCCTCAGTCGTCTCAACAATGGGACAACCCACCCCGGCAGGACTGGCGGTCTCAGGCGGCGGGCGGCGCGCCATCCAGGGGGCCAGAAAACAGGCGGCCATCCGGCCCCCGCCAGACAGGCAACCTCGCGCCGCACAATGGCAGCGGGATGCTCAGCCGGGCGCGCAATGGCGGCGCGAGCGGCCCGTTGGGGCCGCAGCCAGGGCGCGCGAGCGACTCCCTGCGCCCGCCCAGCCGGGGCTTCACGCCGCCAGGGCAAAGCGCCGCGCCCAGGCGCAGCGGGACGCTGAGCGATTATGACGCGCCCGAAGCAGGCGCGCCCCAGCGTCCATCGGGGCGGCCCTCATCCGGCAGGTGGGGCGATCCGCTCAATGAGCCAACCACGCCCGGAGCCGGTGGCAGGCGCAGACCCAGCGGCCCCACGGAGCGCGGGCGCAACGGCGGGGGGCTGCTCAGCTTTGCGCGCGCTGCTTCCAGCACCATGCGCGCCATCATTACTGGCAAACATCGCGCCAGCCAGAGCATGCGATCAGCGCAGCCGGTGATGGACGGGGCGCCGCCGTTCTCGCCCGAAACCGACGAAGAACACCCAAAGCCCAGACCCTATCGGCGCTCCAGAACGCGCCTGGTCATTCATAAACGCTGGGAGCGGCGCACCCAGCACAGCCAGCGCATGCTCATCGCCAGCATCGCCAGCGGCTTTATGGTAGCGATCATGGTGGGCGTGGGAATCTTTGGCACGACCAGCGTCTCCGCCTTCTATCAGGATACGAAGAGCAATCTCGACAAATTGGCGAACCCCAATGGCTTCCCACAGACCACTCGCTTTTATGATCGCAACGGCGTCCTGCTCTGGGAGATGCTGGGCGCTAATGATAATAACGCCGCTTACAGCACCTATGTGCCTTACGCGCTTTTCCCCGATTACCTGATTAACGCCACTGTAGATACCGAAGATAAGACCTTCTGGACCAACAGCGGTATTGATGTGACCAGTATTATCCGCGCTGGTATCGCCAACGTCACCAACCAGGAGATCACCCAGGGCGGCAGTACCATTACCCAGCAGTTAATGAAACAGGCGTTCTTTGTCGATCAGAGAACAGGCGTAGCAGCCGAAAATCTCCAGCGTAAAGCGCAAGAGGCGCTCATGTCCTATGCCGTGACACAGCAATATAGCAAACAAAAGATTCTTGAGTTTTATCTCAATCTCATTCCCTATGGCTATCTCAGCCGGGGCATCGAGGCCGCCGCTGAAAACTACTTCGGCCTGCTGCCCAAGCAAGACCCCCAAACACACCAGTTGGTCATGGGCGTGCAGCAGCTCACTCTGCCGCAGGCCGCGCTGCTGGCGGGGCTGCCCCAGGGGCCAAGCCTCTACAGCCCCTGCGGGAGCGATGACGGGGTAAACGACCGCCGAGCCGCCGCGCTCCAGCGCATGCACGATGTTGTCCTCACCAGCATGCTTGCCATTGGCGACATCACCCAGCAGCAGTTCGATGACGCCGACGCGGCGGCGCACAAACCAGATTTCTTCGTCTGCCGCGATGAAGGCACGAAGCTCGCGCCCCATTTCGTTGATTACGTCAGGGACGAGATTGCCATGATGCTGACCACCGATGGTACCCTTGCAACGGGCATAAACCTTCTGGCGCACGCGGGCTGGAATATCTATACGACTATTGATGTCAAGCTGGAAAACCAGGTCGAGAGCATTGTCAAGAAGTACCTGTTCCAGCCGCATCTGAACCATTACACCTTTGAGCAACCGCCAGCAGGACAGACCGCCCCGCCGCTTAGCTATCCACAAAGCAAAGGCGGCCACAACATCAATGACTCGGCTGTGGTCGTGATGGACCCAAATACCGGCGATATTCTGGCGATGGACGGCAGCGGTGACTATCACAAGGCCAGCAACATCAGGCAAGGCGGCCAATATAACGCGGCCACCTCTCGCATCCAGTCAGGATCGTCCTTCAAGCCTATCGTCTTCGCGGCGGCCTTTGAGGAGGGCTGGTTCCCGTCGCTGGTGATACAAGATCAATTCACCTGCTTCCCGGTCCCGGTGGACCCCAATAAACAAGACCCCAAAGCGCGCGCGGCCTGTGGCAAATGGTACGCGCCGGTGAACTATGGTGGCGGATTCGCTACCGGCGCCAGCATCGGTGAAAAGAATGCCCCGCCCAAGCCTGGCATTCGCGTCCGCGAAGCCCTGGGCAACTCGCTGAACATCACGGCGGTTCAGGCGCTTTACTTCGCCGGTCTCCCTAATGTGATTAACCTGGCCGAGCGCATGGGCATCACCTCCCAGACCTTCAGCCCTGAGCAACAGGGACCATCAATTGCGCTGGGGTCGGCTGCGGTGCGGTTGTTGGATATGACAGACGCCTATTCGGTCTTTGCCAACGGCGGCTTTCATGTGGCGCCGCGCTCTGTGCTGCTCATCACCGATTCGCAGGGCAACGTCATCCCCAACGGCGACTTCCACACCGTCACCAGGACGCAGGTTCTCAGCCCACAGACGGCTTTCCTGATTACCAGCATCCTCGCGGATAACAACTCGCGCATCTTCGAGTTTGGCAATAACAACGCCCTGACCTTCCACAATGCGCCCTACGTGGCGGCCAAGACGGGTACGACGGAAAACTTCAAGGATAACCTGACGATGGGCTATTCGCCCTATCTGACGGTAGGCGTCTGGTCGGGCAACGCCAATGGCAACCCGATGTCGCCAAATACCATCGGTATCACCGGCGCAGCGCCCATCTGGCACGATGTCATGACGGCGGCCAACAAGCTCTTCAAGTATCCTAACTCGTACTGGCACAAGCCTGCCGGAGTGGGTCTGTTCTATGTCAACGCGGATACCGGGCTGGCCCCCTATCAGGGGACACAGGGCAATTACCTCGATTGGTTTAACGACGCCGCGCTTCCCGATCTGTCCTGA
- a CDS encoding serine/threonine-protein kinase: protein MQPADLFADLDFNPGKLLDHRYQIVASLGYGGMGQVYKAFHVLLDAPVALKKLTTAAHSTPAEREQAIRRFCREARLLTGLRHPSIPRVLDYFAEETAFYLVMDYIEGVTLAERLELGSDPGRRAPLPLPEALDYASQLCNVLVYLHSQQPAVVFGDLKPSNVILTPDGRAVMVDFGVARASTSRSDSPFWERGLAGSGPADAESDTQPLGTAGYAAPEQYEYGWRADPRSDIFALGVLLHEMVTGHAPPPFPFGFQPVRALNPALPGALEELIERALRFHPEERFQSARQMYQALRLIAHEAIFEQFQTDEMLILPGFETAQPIIPAPASRPRAHPGHLRRALLASAGAAGAMMVLTLCLLYFGLGSGNQNLAQGLVNHPLAAAPAATDTPTPTPSPTAVQHGGGAARRPGKKPTPHPSPTPTPSPQPTATPTPTGTPTPSPTPTGTPSPTATPTGTPTATPSPTPTGTPTPDPSPTPSPGPSPSPTPTLRPTASPTAPTPSPALASTEAGGTGRPALSRLEGGATSGSLLPVPPPSLAAQRCV from the coding sequence ATGCAGCCAGCCGATCTCTTCGCTGATCTTGACTTCAATCCAGGAAAACTCCTGGATCACCGCTACCAAATTGTTGCCAGCCTGGGGTACGGCGGCATGGGGCAGGTCTATAAAGCCTTTCATGTCCTGCTGGATGCCCCCGTTGCCCTCAAAAAATTGACGACAGCGGCGCACAGCACCCCCGCAGAACGCGAGCAGGCGATCAGGCGCTTCTGCCGCGAGGCGCGCTTGCTGACCGGCTTGCGCCATCCCAGCATTCCACGAGTGCTGGACTATTTCGCCGAGGAAACCGCTTTCTATCTGGTGATGGATTATATCGAGGGCGTCACCCTGGCCGAACGCCTGGAACTGGGGAGCGATCCAGGGAGGCGCGCGCCGCTGCCGCTGCCAGAAGCACTGGATTACGCCAGCCAGCTCTGTAATGTCCTGGTCTATCTTCACAGCCAGCAGCCAGCAGTAGTCTTTGGAGATCTCAAACCTTCCAATGTCATCTTGACGCCGGATGGCCGCGCCGTCATGGTTGATTTCGGGGTTGCCCGCGCCTCCACCAGTCGCAGCGATTCGCCGTTCTGGGAACGCGGGCTGGCCGGCAGTGGACCCGCCGATGCAGAAAGCGATACCCAACCGCTCGGCACAGCGGGCTATGCCGCGCCAGAACAATATGAGTATGGCTGGCGCGCCGACCCGCGCAGCGATATTTTTGCGCTGGGCGTGCTGCTGCACGAGATGGTGACGGGCCACGCGCCGCCGCCGTTTCCCTTCGGCTTTCAGCCGGTGCGCGCCTTGAATCCGGCGCTTCCTGGCGCGCTGGAGGAACTGATCGAGCGCGCCCTGCGGTTCCATCCCGAAGAACGCTTTCAATCCGCCAGGCAGATGTATCAGGCGCTGCGCCTGATCGCCCACGAGGCGATCTTCGAGCAATTCCAAACAGACGAAATGCTCATCCTGCCGGGATTCGAAACGGCCCAGCCTATCATTCCGGCTCCGGCCAGCCGCCCGCGCGCCCATCCGGGGCATCTGAGGCGCGCGCTGCTCGCTTCGGCTGGAGCCGCCGGGGCGATGATGGTTCTCACGCTTTGTTTACTGTACTTCGGGCTGGGCAGCGGAAACCAGAATCTGGCCCAGGGTCTGGTGAATCATCCGCTGGCCGCCGCGCCAGCGGCAACCGATACGCCAACACCCACGCCCTCGCCAACGGCGGTCCAGCATGGCGGCGGCGCGGCGCGCAGGCCGGGCAAGAAGCCGACCCCTCATCCATCGCCTACGCCCACGCCGTCACCACAGCCGACGGCGACGCCGACCCCAACGGGCACGCCAACCCCGTCGCCGACACCGACAGGCACGCCGTCGCCAACAGCGACGCCGACAGGCACGCCGACAGCGACACCTTCGCCAACACCGACCGGAACCCCAACGCCTGACCCGTCGCCAACCCCGTCGCCGGGGCCGTCGCCGTCGCCGACACCTACCCTGCGTCCCACCGCCAGCCCAACAGCGCCCACGCCCTCCCCTGCCCTCGCCAGCACGGAGGCTGGCGGTACAGGCAGGCCAGCGTTGAGCCGCCTGGAAGGCGGCGCTACAAGCGGCAGCCTCCTGCCTGTACCGCCGCCGTCCCTGGCGGCTCAACGCTGCGTCTGA
- a CDS encoding transposase, translated as MACWSGGLEGTRSPCRSGGRQDGGATSEGALAPWRVHARPAAAVAARMAALQVGVRAGAAVAARMAALQVASGRYKLGRKKEMGNEAEVGEESAHPRDRGYLPHWERLGALYFVTFRLADALPQQVLASYKAERQALLAQAQAGGRILSIQERERLDRLFSARIQQYLDNGVGACYLATPAIAEMMAQALRHFNGTRYHLFAWCVMPNHVHAVVEPLSSYTLASILHSWKSFTANQAHRLLGVGGAFWQREYYDHLIRDEQALWRFIDYVVQNPIKANLLNWRWVEVSLPLEPAL; from the coding sequence TTGGCCTGCTGGTCCGGTGGTCTGGAGGGCACACGCTCGCCCTGCCGCAGCGGTGGCCGCCAGGATGGCGGCGCTACAAGTGAGGGCGCGCTGGCGCCCTGGAGGGTGCACGCTCGCCCTGCCGCAGCGGTGGCCGCCAGGATGGCGGCGCTACAAGTGGGCGTGCGCGCTGGCGCAGCGGTGGCCGCCAGGATGGCGGCGCTACAAGTGGCAAGTGGGCGCTACAAGTTGGGAAGGAAGAAAGAGATGGGCAACGAGGCAGAGGTTGGGGAAGAATCCGCTCACCCGCGTGATCGCGGGTATCTCCCTCATTGGGAGCGGCTGGGCGCTCTGTACTTTGTCACCTTTCGGCTGGCAGATGCCCTCCCACAGCAGGTTCTGGCGTCCTATAAAGCTGAGCGCCAGGCGCTGCTGGCACAGGCGCAGGCAGGCGGACGAATACTGTCCATACAGGAACGGGAGCGGCTAGATCGGCTTTTTTCGGCGCGCATCCAACAGTACCTGGATAATGGTGTGGGAGCCTGCTATCTGGCAACCCCAGCTATTGCTGAGATGATGGCTCAGGCATTACGCCACTTCAATGGCACGCGGTATCATCTCTTTGCCTGGTGTGTTATGCCCAATCATGTGCATGCGGTGGTAGAGCCACTATCTTCTTATACATTGGCTTCCATTCTGCATTCGTGGAAGTCTTTTACTGCCAACCAGGCACATAGGCTCTTAGGCGTCGGAGGGGCATTCTGGCAGCGAGAATATTACGATCATCTGATCCGAGATGAGCAGGCGCTCTGGCGCTTTATTGATTATGTCGTTCAGAATCCGATAAAGGCCAATTTGCTAAATTGGCGCTGGGTAGAGGTTTCCCTTCCGCTGGAGCCAGCTCTTTAG
- a CDS encoding DMT family transporter, whose amino-acid sequence MAQTRSAVSGGVQRIATTRAGAWAMLLVGNAIFAGSYVAGKVALRDLSPIMLNSLRFSIAALFLLPILIVGRRRLRFPLRMLPRFAMLVLMGFVINKLFEYVGLDLTTASDTALLISTESIFTALLSWLILRERFSRATVVALACGSFGVYLIIEQGFAPHLDTASSAGLRILGDLLIIFSLVFESGYTVAGKALLDRYPPLLITATSVIGSLVFWLPAGGEEVIRLGWPRLSLEGWLGVLYLALAVTVLGYFLWFQALSQVEASSAAPFLFIQPFLGALSAILLLGEQLTWATIAGGALILSSVYIVSRRKPIVEPFET is encoded by the coding sequence ATGGCTCAGACCCGAAGCGCCGTCTCTGGCGGCGTCCAACGCATCGCTACCACCCGCGCTGGCGCCTGGGCTATGCTGCTGGTAGGCAACGCCATCTTTGCTGGCTCCTATGTGGCTGGCAAAGTTGCCTTGCGCGACCTCTCGCCCATCATGCTCAACTCCCTGCGCTTCAGCATCGCCGCGCTCTTTCTGCTGCCCATCCTCATTGTCGGGCGGCGTCGGCTGCGCTTTCCGCTGCGCATGCTCCCGCGCTTTGCCATGCTGGTCCTGATGGGCTTTGTCATCAACAAGCTCTTTGAATATGTCGGCCTGGACCTCACGACGGCCAGCGACACGGCGCTGCTGATCTCCACCGAATCCATCTTCACCGCGCTGCTCTCCTGGCTCATTCTGCGCGAGCGATTCAGCCGCGCCACCGTCGTGGCGCTGGCGTGTGGCTCCTTTGGCGTCTATCTGATTATCGAGCAAGGCTTCGCGCCGCATCTAGATACCGCCAGCAGCGCGGGCCTGCGCATTCTAGGCGATCTGCTGATCATCTTCTCGCTGGTCTTTGAGTCCGGCTACACTGTCGCGGGCAAGGCGCTGCTGGACCGCTATCCGCCGCTGCTCATCACCGCCACATCGGTCATCGGCAGCCTGGTCTTCTGGCTGCCCGCCGGAGGCGAGGAGGTCATTCGCCTGGGCTGGCCCCGGCTTTCCCTGGAGGGTTGGCTGGGCGTGCTGTATCTGGCGCTGGCTGTCACGGTGTTAGGCTACTTTCTCTGGTTCCAGGCGCTCAGCCAGGTTGAGGCGTCCAGCGCCGCGCCGTTCCTGTTTATTCAGCCATTTCTTGGCGCGCTCAGCGCCATCCTGCTCCTGGGCGAGCAGCTTACCTGGGCGACCATCGCGGGCGGCGCGCTCATTCTCAGCAGCGTGTATATCGTCTCACGCCGCAAACCCATCGTCGAACCGTTTGAAACCTGA
- the greA gene encoding transcription elongation factor GreA produces the protein MDRVPYNVSRTSELQAAHAAVDRWQPEGPARLVNHSNRGGHAILPGPGVVVCARAKIKPLPAWCERRSRRVFYTFSGLFCKEGGLLYMGIGGQGRMREEKIILTPEGKAEKEARLHYLRTVKRPQVADYIHEAKEAGDVSESSAYEEAKHEQALVEREIRELDYLLTHAEILDPSEVHADGGPRTVRIGSTIEVETERGTKRTFLMVGTYESDIANGKISDQSPVGKALLGKGEGESVDVTTPGGSIVTYTIRSIR, from the coding sequence ATGGACAGGGTACCATATAATGTCAGCAGGACAAGCGAACTCCAGGCAGCGCACGCTGCTGTTGATAGATGGCAACCCGAAGGCCCGGCCCGGCTGGTAAACCATAGCAACCGGGGCGGGCATGCTATTCTGCCAGGGCCAGGCGTTGTGGTCTGTGCGCGAGCGAAGATCAAGCCTCTGCCCGCGTGGTGCGAGCGCCGTTCGCGTCGCGTTTTCTACACGTTTTCTGGTCTGTTCTGTAAGGAAGGGGGATTGTTATATATGGGCATTGGTGGACAGGGCCGCATGCGCGAAGAGAAGATCATCCTGACACCAGAGGGGAAGGCCGAAAAGGAAGCCCGGCTCCACTACCTGCGCACCGTGAAGCGACCCCAGGTCGCAGATTATATCCACGAAGCCAAAGAAGCCGGTGATGTGAGCGAGAGCAGCGCCTATGAAGAAGCGAAGCATGAGCAGGCGCTGGTTGAACGCGAGATCAGGGAGCTGGATTACCTGCTGACACACGCTGAGATCCTGGACCCCAGCGAGGTTCACGCAGACGGCGGCCCGCGCACTGTGCGTATTGGCAGCACCATCGAGGTCGAGACGGAACGGGGTACGAAACGCACCTTTTTGATGGTGGGTACCTATGAATCGGACATTGCCAACGGCAAGATTTCCGACCAGTCGCCGGTGGGAAAGGCGCTGCTGGGCAAGGGCGAGGGCGAGAGCGTGGACGTGACGACGCCGGGCGGCTCGATTGTCACCTATACCATTCGTTCCATTCGCTAA